The genomic segment AGGATGTCCTTTGGAATATTAGTGGTAGACGAGTGAACGGCGCCAGAGAAAGAGGGCTAAGTCAGTGCTTTGCGTCTGGATGGTGCTCAAGAATCTGCCGGACCTTCCTGGCCAACGCGGCAGGGGTGAAGGGCTTTTGCAGGAAGGCCTTGTTGGGACCGATGGCGCCGCGTTGAATAATCGCATCATCCGTGTAACCGGAAACGTAGAGCACTTCAATTTTAGGGCGGGCCGCCGTAACGTGTTCAGCCACCTCACGCCCGCTCATCCGGGGCATCACAACGTCAGCGATCAGCAGATGGATGGGACCATTGCACTGTTCGCTGAGCCTGACAGCTTCCTTCCCGTCAGCGGCCAGCAGCACTCTGTACCCAAATCGCTCCAGAGTTTCGCAGATCAGGGTCCGCAGGGCCACCTCATCCTCAGCCACCAGAATAGTTTCTGTTCCTTTCAACTGCCCTGGCTCATGCTGGACGGTAGCGGGCAGCTCATCCTGTTCCAGGACCCGTGGAAAATAGATCTTGAACACCGTGCCAACACCCACTTCGCTGTAAACCCATATAAAGCCTCCGCTCTGCTTGACAATGCCGTAAGCCGTAGCGAGACCAAGTCCTGTTCCCTTTCCCGTTTCCTTGGTTGTAAAGAACGGCTCAAAAATATGCTTTTGTACTTCGGGATCCATCCCTGTTCCCGTATCGCCCACTGCAACCATCACATAATGTCCGGGCACGCTGGGCACATGAGAGCGGGCATACTCTTCATCGAATTCCACATTGGCAGTTTCAATCGTCAACTTTCCGCCGTGTGGCATCGCATCGCGGGCGTTCACCACCAGGTTCATGATGATCTGCTCGACCTGGCCGGGATCTGCTTTCACCTTCCCCAGAGCGCCAAAGGGAACGGTAGCGAACTCAATGTCTTCGCCAATCAGGCGGTCGATCATCTTCCGAAGGTTTTCAATGACGCTGTTCAGGTTAAGGACCCTCGGAGCCAGGACCTGCTTGCGGCTGAAAGCCAGAAGTTGCCGTGTGAGCAGTGCCGCCCGTTCGCCCGCCTTTTTGATTTCTTCAATCTTGCCCCTCTGTTCTTCCACAATCGTCTCGGACCCCAGCAATAAC from the Terriglobia bacterium genome contains:
- a CDS encoding PAS domain S-box protein, which encodes MAHHGAFDAAGKARASEEGSLRFYHAFAYSKAAIAIQDAEGRIIEQNAAHRTLLGYSDGELKGRTPGHYLAGEMGEFGRTRDELLRWGSYFGETRCRTRSGRWVDAEISIAIVRNAEDEIIGYTTFLFDITQKKRMEDALRESEDRFTTFMNNSFIIALMRDTRGRYVYVNRAFEQYVGKPSAEILGKTPFELWPEESAEELIAADQVVLSTGRPLEKYETTALPGRETKEWLAVRFPFHDRKRKAFVGCVLIDVTERKSLEEQLRQSQKMEAVGRLAGGIAHDFNNLLTIIAGYSELLLGSETIVEEQRGKIEEIKKAGERAALLTRQLLAFSRKQVLAPRVLNLNSVIENLRKMIDRLIGEDIEFATVPFGALGKVKADPGQVEQIIMNLVVNARDAMPHGGKLTIETANVEFDEEYARSHVPSVPGHYVMVAVGDTGTGMDPEVQKHIFEPFFTTKETGKGTGLGLATAYGIVKQSGGFIWVYSEVGVGTVFKIYFPRVLEQDELPATVQHEPGQLKGTETILVAEDEVALRTLICETLERFGYRVLLAADGKEAVRLSEQCNGPIHLLIADVVMPRMSGREVAEHVTAARPKIEVLYVSGYTDDAIIQRGAIGPNKAFLQKPFTPAALARKVRQILEHHPDAKH